In Spinacia oleracea cultivar Varoflay chromosome 5, BTI_SOV_V1, whole genome shotgun sequence, a single window of DNA contains:
- the LOC130461952 gene encoding non-specific lipid-transfer protein-like isoform X3 has translation MARSTVVKLACAAVVIYIVVVAPHAEAAITSCNSVLSNVTPCLAYLRGATAPNKRCCDGVNAVNDLAVSVADQNFACRCIKNFSGDIMGIDYSKIPDLPGKCGIGQFDYPITDKGETKCNKYYEEY, from the exons ATGGCTAGATCCACTGTTGTCAAGTTAGCTTGCGCTGCAGTGGTGATATATATTGTGGTCGTTGCACCACATGCCGAGGCAGCCATTACATCATGTAACTCAGTTTTGAGCAATGTAACCCCTTGCCTTGCCTACCTTAGGGGAGCCACCGCCCCAAACAAGCGTTGTTGTGACGGAGTTAACGCCGTAAACGACTTAGCTGTCAGCGTTGCCGAtcagaactttgcatgtcgttGCATCAAAAACTTTTCTGGTGACATTATGGGAATCGATTACTCTAAAATTCCTGATCTCCCTGGAAAATGTGGTATCGGCCAATTTGACTACCCAATTACCGACAAAGGCGAAACCAAATGCAACAA GTACTATGAAGAATATTAA
- the LOC130461952 gene encoding non-specific lipid-transfer protein-like isoform X2: MARSTVVKLACAAVVIYIVVVAPHAEAAITSCNSVLSNVTPCLAYLRGATAPNKRCCDGVNAVNDLAVSVADQNFACRCIKNFSGDIMGIDYSKIPDLPGKCGIGQFDYPITDKGETKCNKLTQAKRKLF; encoded by the exons ATGGCTAGATCCACTGTTGTCAAGTTAGCTTGCGCTGCAGTGGTGATATATATTGTGGTCGTTGCACCACATGCCGAGGCAGCCATTACATCATGTAACTCAGTTTTGAGCAATGTAACCCCTTGCCTTGCCTACCTTAGGGGAGCCACCGCCCCAAACAAGCGTTGTTGTGACGGAGTTAACGCCGTAAACGACTTAGCTGTCAGCGTTGCCGAtcagaactttgcatgtcgttGCATCAAAAACTTTTCTGGTGACATTATGGGAATCGATTACTCTAAAATTCCTGATCTCCCTGGAAAATGTGGTATCGGCCAATTTGACTACCCAATTACCGACAAAGGCGAAACCAAATGCAACAA GTTAACGCAAGCAAAAAGGAAACTATTTTAG
- the LOC130461952 gene encoding non-specific lipid-transfer protein-like isoform X1, translating to MARSTVVKLACAAVVIYIVVVAPHAEAAITSCNSVLSNVTPCLAYLRGATAPNKRCCDGVNAVNDLAVSVADQNFACRCIKNFSGDIMGIDYSKIPDLPGKCGIGQFDYPITDKGETKCNNMHGMSSSTICLA from the exons ATGGCTAGATCCACTGTTGTCAAGTTAGCTTGCGCTGCAGTGGTGATATATATTGTGGTCGTTGCACCACATGCCGAGGCAGCCATTACATCATGTAACTCAGTTTTGAGCAATGTAACCCCTTGCCTTGCCTACCTTAGGGGAGCCACCGCCCCAAACAAGCGTTGTTGTGACGGAGTTAACGCCGTAAACGACTTAGCTGTCAGCGTTGCCGAtcagaactttgcatgtcgttGCATCAAAAACTTTTCTGGTGACATTATGGGAATCGATTACTCTAAAATTCCTGATCTCCCTGGAAAATGTGGTATCGGCCAATTTGACTACCCAATTACCGACAAAGGCGAAACCAAATGCAACAA TATGCATGGTATGAGTAGTAGCACTATCTGCTTGGCATAA